One region of Triticum aestivum cultivar Chinese Spring chromosome 6B, IWGSC CS RefSeq v2.1, whole genome shotgun sequence genomic DNA includes:
- the LOC123137935 gene encoding putative pentatricopeptide repeat-containing protein At3g01580, producing the protein MRGWQPLQKLLEAAADSSTPLAAARLHARLLRSGHLHSSHHLTSHVLASYPPALARHLFDEIPVPTPLLANALLRARVRAGQWRDVLLLLPRLRVRPDAFTLSLLLKSCAMLPSLAHGRAVHALAVRSCAAYTDAFVAAALVQMYAKCGDMVGSINAFNAFEEPDIVLRTSVVTGYEQNGMAQEALEFFARSVIGHSFMPSPVTLVSVISAAAQLRDVRNGQACHAYVLRNDLEYDLVLLNAILGLYMRIGVVQSARRLFEGMMQRDVVTWSCMVTGYVQCGHNSEALSVYKKMVEAGVKPNAVTVVSVLQACSLALDVEEGKRLHDVAVKIGCELEMTVATALVDMYMKCSCQEKAMQLFLRMPKKDAVAWAAVISGLTQNGLPDESMRVFKCMLLDGPVPDAVTMVKVLAACSESGVMNQAFCLHGYLVNTGFCDRRFVAAALVDLYSKCGNLGSAVRVFESATEKDIVLWSSMISGYGVHGLGQQAVALYQRMVASSVKPNSLTFVSVLSACSHSGLVQQGKSIFKSMTRVYGIMPNTEHRSAMVDLLGRAGELEEAAKLLHETGGRADAHTWCALLAAFREHRDTEMSDMVAAKLLKLDPDHVGYYNLMTNIYAFDEKWDRVKETRDIIRDRGLKKVPGCSAIEINDAMHTFTAGERSHQDWEKISTLLWELSRKLRGDDCFFQLDRHLVFEDF; encoded by the coding sequence ATGCGAGGTTGGCAGCCGCTCCAGAAGCTTCTAGAAGCCGCCGCGGACTCCTCCACTCCCCTTGCCGCCGCGCGCCTCCACGCCCGCCTCCTCCGCTCGGGCCACCTCCACTCCTCCCACCATCTCACATCTCATGTCCTCGCGTCCTACCCTCCCGCCCTCGCTCGCCACCTGTTCGATGAAATCCCCGTCCCGACCCCGCTCCTTGCCAATGCGCTCCTCCGCGCGCGCGTCCGTGCGGGCCAGTGGCGcgacgtgctcctcctcctcccgcgcctccgCGTCCGCCCGGACGCCTTCACGCTGTCCCTCCTGCTCAAGTCCTGCGCCATGCTCCCCTCGCTCGCCCACGGCCGCGCCGTGCACGCCCTCGCCGTCCGATCCTGCGCCGCTTACACTGACGCCTTCGTGGCCGCCGCGCTTGTGCAGATGTACGCGAAGTGCGGCGACATGGTTGGCTCAATCAACGCCTTCAATGCGTTCGAGGAACCAGACATCGTCCTCCGGACTTCCGTGGTGACTGGGTACGAGCAGAACGGGATGGCACAGGAGGCACTGGAGTTCTTTGCAAGGAGTGTGATTGGGCACAGTTTCATGCCGAGTCCAGTCACTCTTGTGAGCGTGATCTCGGCAGCGGCGCAGTTGAGGGATGTCCGAAATGGGCAGGCCTGCCATGCATATGTTCTCAGGAATGACTTGGAGTATGACTTGGTTCTGTTGAATGCTATTCTTGGGCTTTACATGAGGATTGGAGTTGTACAATCTGCAAGGAGGTTGTTCGAGGGAATGATGCAGAGAGACGTGGTCACATGGAGCTGTATGGTCACAGGATATGTGCAATGTGGACACAACTCTGAAGCATTGAGCGTATATAAGAAAATGGTTGAGGCAGGAGTGAAGCCAAATGCAGTTACTGTTGTGAGTGTTCTGCAGGCCTGTTCACTTGCTCTGGATGTTGAAGAAGGCAAGAGGTTGCATGACGTTGCTGTCAAGATAGGTTGCGAACTTGAGATGACAGTTGCAACTGCGCTGGTTGATATGTACATGAAGTGCTCGTGTCAGGAGAAGGCAATGCAGTTATTTCTTCGGATGCCAAAGAAAGATGCAGTAGCTTGGGCGGCGGTCATTAGTGGTCTTACCCAAAATGGTCTCCCTGATGAGTCGATGAGAGTCTTCAAGTGCATGTTGTTGGATGGTCCTGTCCCTGACGCTGTCACTATGGTGAAGGTACTTGCTGCATGCTCAGAATCTGGTGTTATGAATCAAGCCTTTTGTCTCCATGGCTATTTGGTTAACACTGGTTTCTGTGATAGGAGGTTTGTGGCAGCTGCACTTGTGGACTTGTATTCTAAATGTGGAAACTTGGGTAGCGCTGTCAGGGTATTTGAAAGTGCCACTGAGAAGGATATTGTGCTATGGAGCTCAATGATCTCAGGTTATGGAGTCCATGGCCTTGGGCAGCAAGCTGTTGCCTTGTACCAAAGGATGGTCGCTTCTTCAGTTAAACCTAATAGCCTGACATTTGTATCTGTGTTATCGGCATGCAGCCACTCTGGACTTGTGCAGCAAGGAAAGTCCATTTTTAAAAGCATGACTCGAGTCTATGGAATCATGCCAAATACAGAGCATCGTAGTGCCATGGTTGATCTCCTTGGCCGAGCCGGTGAATTGGAAGAGGCAGCGAAGCTCCTCCATGAAACAGGTGGGAGAGCTGATGCTCATACTTGGTGTGCCTTGCTTGCTGCCTTTAGAGAACACCGTGACACAGAGATGAGTGATATGGTAGCTGCCAAACTACTCAAGCTGGATCCTGACCATGTTGGCTACTATAATCTCATGACCAATATATATGCATTTGATGAAAAGTGGGACCGTGTAAAAGAGACTAGGGACATTATCAGAGATAGAGGTTTGAAAAAAGTGCCAGGTTGCAGTGCAATAGAGATCAATGATGCAATGCACACATTCACAGCTGGGGAGAGGTCACATCAAGATTGGGAGAAGATCTCTACATTGCTCTGGGAGTTGTCACGAAAGTTAAGAGGGGATGATTGTTTCTTTCAGTTGGACCGTCACTTGGTGTTTGAAGATTTCTGA
- the LOC123137936 gene encoding dof zinc finger protein DOF5.6, which produces MMAGAAHPMHFCMDSDWLKGIVPEDQGGMGSSSPSGELIIACPEPMQAQQAADRRLRPQHDQPLKCPRCDSTHTKFCYYNNYSLSQPRYFCKTCRRYWTKGGSLRNVPVGGGCRKNKRASAAKKPSAAAAIAPPISMMQQLHHGRHMAETGLHLSFSGMQPPAVSAADPLCSLGLFDWKYDHILSGSGGFESANSEAHFTGPGMMGIANGSGGGGAEYHALNALRYAAGLGEHLALPFGGATSRAERDSVVAEMKPQAERLLSLEWCGEASRAPTETSISSLGGLGLWSAMITGAAHHHHGSSAAI; this is translated from the exons ATGATGGCAGGCGCAGCTCATCCGATGCATTTCTGCATGGACTCCGACTGGCTCAAG GGCATCGTCCCCGAGGACCAGGGAGGGATGGGGTCGTCGTCGCCGTCGGGGGAGCTGATCATCGCGTGCCCGGAGCCGATGCAGGCCCAGCAGGCGGCGGACCGGCGGCTGCGCCCGCAGCACGACCAGCCGCTCAAGTGCCCGCGCTGCGACTCCACGCACACCAAGTTCTGCTACTACAACAACTACAGCCTCTCCCAGCCCCGCTACTTCTGCAAGACGTGCCGCCGCTACTGGACCAAGGGCGGCTCCCTCCGCAACGTCCCCGTCGGCGGCGGCTGCCGCAAGAACAAGCGCGCCAGCGCCGCCAAGAAGCCCTCggctgccgccgccatcgcgcCGCCGATTTCGATGATGCAGCAGCTTCATCACGGCCGGCACATGGCGGAGACCGGCCTCCACCTGTCCTTCTCTGGGATGCAGCCGCCGGCGGTCTCTGCCGCCGACCCGCTCTGCAGCCTCGGGCTCTTCGACTGGAAGTACGACCACATCCTCTCGGGTTCCGGCGGCTTTGAGAGCGCGAACTCTGAGGCTCACTTCACCGGGCCAGGCATGATGGGCATTGCCAACggaagcggcggaggcggcgcagaGTACCACGCACTGAACGCGCTCCGGTACGCAGCCGGCCTTGGAGAGCACCTCGCGCTTCCGTTTGGTGGCGCGACGTCGCGGGCTGAGCGTGACAGTGTCGTCGCCGAGATGAAGCCGCAGGCGGAGAGGCTGCTGTCGCTGGAGTGGTGCGGCGAGGCGAGCCGCGCGCCGACGGAGACCTCCATCAGCTCCCTGGGCGGGCTCGGCCTGTGGAGTGCCATGATCACCGGCGCCGCCCACCATCACCATGGCTCCTCTGCCGCCATCTGA